From a region of the Streptomyces sp. NBC_00193 genome:
- a CDS encoding thiolase domain-containing protein → MSTSAATGKEPVAIVGIGQTKHVAARHDVSIAGLVREAAARALADAELTWADIDAVVIGKAPDFFEGVMMPELYLADALGAVGKPMLRVHTAGSVGGSTALVASNLVAARVHRTVLTLAFEKQSESNAMWGLSLPVPFQQPLLAGAGGFFAPHVRAYMRRTGAPDTVGSLVAYKDRRNALKNPYAHLHEHDITLEKVQASPMLWDPIRYSETCPSSDGACAMILTDRAGAARSPKPPAWLHGGAMRSEPTLFAGKDFVSPQAGKDCAADVYRQAGITDPRREIDAVEMYVPFSWYEPMWLENLGFAEEGEGWKLTEAGVTELDGDLPVNPSGGVLSTNPIGASGMIRFAEAALQVRGQAGEHQVPDARRAMGHAYGGGAQFFAMWLVGAEQPTS, encoded by the coding sequence ATGAGCACCTCCGCCGCGACGGGCAAGGAGCCGGTGGCAATCGTCGGCATCGGCCAGACCAAGCACGTGGCCGCCCGCCACGACGTCTCCATCGCCGGACTGGTGCGCGAGGCGGCGGCCCGCGCGCTCGCGGACGCCGAGCTGACCTGGGCGGACATCGACGCGGTCGTCATCGGCAAGGCCCCCGACTTCTTCGAGGGCGTGATGATGCCGGAGCTGTACCTCGCGGACGCCCTCGGCGCCGTCGGCAAGCCCATGCTCCGCGTGCACACGGCCGGTTCGGTGGGCGGCTCCACCGCGCTGGTCGCCTCCAACCTGGTCGCCGCCCGGGTCCACCGCACGGTGCTGACCCTCGCCTTCGAGAAGCAGTCCGAGTCCAACGCCATGTGGGGGCTCTCGCTCCCCGTCCCCTTCCAGCAGCCGCTGCTGGCGGGGGCCGGCGGGTTCTTCGCCCCGCACGTGCGCGCGTACATGCGGCGCACCGGCGCCCCCGACACGGTGGGCTCGCTCGTCGCGTACAAGGACCGCCGCAACGCGCTGAAGAACCCGTACGCGCACCTGCACGAGCACGACATCACCCTGGAGAAGGTCCAGGCGTCCCCGATGCTGTGGGACCCGATCCGGTACTCCGAGACCTGCCCGTCCTCCGACGGGGCGTGCGCGATGATCCTCACCGACCGTGCGGGCGCGGCCCGTTCGCCGAAGCCGCCGGCCTGGCTGCACGGCGGGGCGATGCGCAGCGAGCCGACCCTCTTCGCCGGGAAGGACTTCGTCTCCCCGCAGGCGGGCAAGGACTGCGCGGCCGACGTCTACCGCCAGGCGGGGATCACCGATCCGCGCCGGGAGATCGACGCCGTGGAGATGTACGTGCCGTTCTCCTGGTACGAGCCGATGTGGCTGGAGAACCTCGGCTTCGCCGAGGAGGGCGAGGGCTGGAAGCTCACCGAGGCGGGGGTCACGGAACTAGACGGGGACCTGCCCGTCAATCCGTCGGGCGGCGTGCTGTCCACCAACCCCATCGGCGCCTCCGGGATGATCCGCTTCGCGGAAGCGGCCCTCCAGGTGCGCGGTCAGGCCGGGGAGCACCAAGTCCCGGACGCCCGGCGGGCGATGGGGCACGCCTACGGCGGCGGGGCGCAGTTCTTCGCGATGTGGCTGGTGGGAGCGGAGCAGCCGACCTCCTGA
- a CDS encoding DUF397 domain-containing protein produces the protein MAESMTSKAPAGWGKPDLDLTEADWQSSSRGAGDVQIAFVEGFIAMRNGDRPGSPSLIFAPDEWRKFVLNARGGEFDLT, from the coding sequence GTGGCAGAGAGCATGACTTCGAAGGCGCCGGCCGGCTGGGGCAAGCCGGACCTCGATCTGACCGAGGCGGACTGGCAGTCGAGCAGCCGGGGGGCGGGCGACGTCCAGATCGCCTTCGTGGAGGGGTTCATCGCGATGCGCAACGGCGACCGCCCCGGGAGCCCCTCGCTGATCTTCGCGCCGGACGAATGGCGCAAGTTCGTGCTGAACGCGCGGGGCGGGGAGTTCGACCTGACCTAG
- a CDS encoding AAA family ATPase, whose translation MTERRTRKRRTMFERDTELAAVDEALEQLTDPGPDAGGALLAFSGPAGLGKTTLLGEVRRRAHTKACTVLAARGGEQEQSQPFHVARQLIQPQLAGTSDAELREALGSWYAIVGPALGLCAAEQGAPPDPQGLRDGLDWVLTHLVVQRAPVALVLDDAHWADPESLSWLAAFAPRAEHLPLLLVVAYRPDELPAHAEAFRTLPGRAGHRPLTLAPLTARAVSGLVREAVGEHADEAFCQEAWAVTTGNPFEAVELTAKVRDKGLAPVEASAPLLRDLAAAQRGSGLVARLHSLGPSTVRFAWACAVLGTDIPGELAARVAGLGTEEAVDATGRLRDARILSAAAEEAAAQEAAEAGLEFVHPLIATAIYRAIPDALRVALHGKAAAAVVDAGLGPSAAARHLLETHPENDPWVVRTLREAAGENLRAGAPEAARRQLARALREPPDFDERAAVLYELGCASLLTEPANTVNHLRAALAEPFEDPALRQGIVIRLAQVLSHSDRLAEASECLAREIPYTQDLRGRLRLQSEQFMWDAFNAAEPDSPARSRRLAKLADRLSGRDLTERYVIGLRAWDACLRGEPVDVVLHHAGRVLETEFSWAYADRGFEVPVLVAMVHMYADRPERAEELFEAGTAEFERQGWRGAHLSFAYSLRAYIRYRRGRLAEAEELARAGLRLAERVGRRTPVHWYAIAILVTTLLARGRVDEAWELVREHEYGEPFPAAVVFPDSQTVYAELLLARGKAKAAAAELEAVDRRLTPRGIQNPSWCPWRLHLARAVAAEDPARARELAEEAVRRARAFGAASGIGQALRVAAEVAAPQDRPALLEEAVEVLSASPAAYELALALAALGEERGDTELLLRAVLAARECGADGLVASATTALLGLGGAFPCGPVPAAAPTTTG comes from the coding sequence ATGACGGAACGCCGGACCCGCAAACGGCGCACGATGTTCGAACGCGACACGGAGCTCGCCGCCGTCGACGAGGCCCTGGAGCAGCTCACGGATCCGGGCCCCGACGCCGGCGGAGCCCTGCTGGCCTTCTCCGGACCCGCCGGCCTCGGCAAGACCACGCTCCTCGGCGAAGTACGCCGCCGCGCCCACACCAAGGCCTGCACCGTCCTCGCGGCCCGGGGCGGCGAACAGGAGCAGAGCCAGCCCTTCCACGTCGCCCGCCAGCTCATCCAGCCCCAGCTGGCCGGCACCTCCGACGCGGAACTGCGCGAGGCCCTCGGCAGCTGGTACGCCATCGTCGGCCCCGCCCTCGGCCTCTGCGCGGCCGAACAGGGCGCCCCGCCCGACCCCCAGGGCCTGCGCGACGGACTCGACTGGGTCCTCACCCACCTCGTCGTGCAGCGCGCCCCCGTCGCCCTCGTCCTCGACGACGCCCACTGGGCCGACCCCGAATCCCTCTCCTGGCTCGCCGCCTTCGCCCCGCGCGCCGAACACCTCCCGCTCCTCCTCGTCGTCGCCTACCGCCCCGACGAACTTCCCGCGCACGCCGAGGCCTTCCGCACGCTGCCCGGCCGCGCGGGACACCGCCCGCTGACCCTCGCTCCGCTCACCGCCCGGGCCGTCTCCGGCCTGGTCCGGGAGGCCGTCGGCGAGCACGCCGACGAGGCGTTCTGTCAGGAGGCCTGGGCCGTCACCACCGGCAACCCCTTCGAGGCCGTCGAGCTCACCGCGAAGGTCCGGGACAAGGGCCTCGCCCCCGTCGAGGCCAGCGCCCCGCTCCTGCGCGACCTCGCCGCCGCCCAGCGCGGCAGCGGCCTCGTCGCCCGCCTCCACAGCCTCGGGCCCTCCACCGTCCGCTTCGCCTGGGCCTGCGCCGTCCTCGGCACCGACATCCCCGGGGAACTCGCCGCCCGCGTCGCCGGACTCGGCACCGAGGAGGCCGTCGACGCCACCGGGAGGCTGCGCGACGCCCGCATCCTGTCGGCCGCCGCCGAGGAAGCCGCCGCCCAGGAAGCGGCCGAGGCCGGGCTGGAGTTCGTCCACCCCCTCATCGCCACCGCCATATACCGCGCGATCCCCGACGCCCTGCGCGTCGCCCTGCACGGAAAGGCCGCCGCGGCCGTCGTCGACGCGGGACTCGGGCCCTCCGCCGCCGCCCGCCACCTGCTGGAGACCCATCCCGAGAACGACCCCTGGGTGGTGCGCACCCTGCGCGAGGCGGCCGGCGAGAACCTCCGGGCCGGCGCCCCCGAAGCCGCCCGCCGCCAGCTCGCACGGGCCCTGCGCGAACCCCCGGACTTCGACGAGCGGGCGGCCGTCCTGTACGAACTGGGCTGCGCCTCCCTGCTCACCGAGCCCGCCAACACCGTCAACCACCTGCGCGCCGCCCTCGCGGAGCCCTTCGAGGACCCGGCGCTGCGCCAGGGCATCGTGATCCGGCTGGCCCAGGTGCTCTCGCACAGCGACCGCCTGGCCGAGGCCTCGGAATGCCTCGCGCGCGAGATCCCGTACACCCAGGACCTGCGGGGCCGGCTGCGCCTGCAGTCCGAGCAGTTCATGTGGGACGCCTTCAACGCCGCCGAGCCGGACTCCCCGGCGCGCTCCCGGCGGCTCGCGAAGCTCGCGGACCGGCTGAGCGGGCGGGACCTCACCGAGCGGTACGTCATCGGGCTGCGCGCCTGGGACGCCTGCCTGCGCGGGGAACCCGTCGACGTGGTCCTGCACCATGCCGGGCGGGTCCTGGAAACCGAGTTCAGCTGGGCGTACGCGGACCGCGGCTTCGAGGTCCCGGTGCTCGTCGCGATGGTGCACATGTACGCCGACCGGCCGGAGCGCGCGGAGGAACTGTTCGAGGCGGGCACCGCCGAGTTCGAGCGGCAGGGCTGGCGCGGGGCGCACCTGTCCTTCGCCTACAGCCTGCGCGCCTACATCCGCTACCGCCGCGGGCGGCTGGCCGAGGCGGAGGAGCTGGCGCGGGCGGGGCTCCGCCTCGCCGAGCGCGTCGGGCGGCGCACGCCCGTGCACTGGTACGCCATCGCGATCCTCGTCACCACCCTGCTGGCGCGGGGCCGGGTGGACGAGGCCTGGGAGCTGGTCCGCGAGCACGAGTACGGGGAGCCCTTCCCCGCGGCGGTCGTCTTCCCCGACTCCCAGACGGTCTACGCGGAACTGCTGCTGGCCCGCGGCAAGGCGAAGGCCGCGGCGGCGGAGCTCGAAGCCGTGGACCGGCGGCTGACCCCCAGGGGCATCCAGAACCCCTCCTGGTGCCCGTGGCGGCTGCACCTGGCCCGCGCGGTGGCCGCGGAGGATCCGGCCCGGGCGCGGGAGCTGGCCGAGGAGGCGGTACGCCGGGCCCGTGCCTTCGGGGCTGCGTCCGGCATCGGCCAGGCCCTGCGGGTGGCCGCGGAGGTGGCTGCGCCGCAGGACCGGCCGGCGCTGCTGGAGGAGGCGGTGGAGGTCCTGTCGGCTTCGCCGGCGGCCTACGAGCTGGCGCTCGCGCTGGCCGCGCTGGGGGAGGAGCGGGGGGATACGGAGCTCCTGCTCCGGGCGGTGCTGGCGGCCCGGGAGTGCGGGGCGGACGGCCTGGTGGCCTCCGCCACGACAGCCCTCCTCGGCCTGGGCGGCGCCTTCCCGTGCGGGCCCGTCCCCGCAGCCGCACCGACCACCACCGGCTGA
- a CDS encoding ACT domain-containing protein, which yields MSGENDLQKLLSGMRPELNDGLYVFCTIPGDTDPEALAGLTPVASVLEPEGLTLVLSQEDADEAGLPYTYTAGWITLRVHSSLDAVGLTAAFATELAAHGLSCNVIAGYHHDHLFVDAARAAEAVAVLEALADRSAQD from the coding sequence ATGAGTGGAGAAAACGACCTGCAGAAGCTGCTGAGCGGCATGCGGCCCGAACTGAACGACGGGCTGTACGTGTTCTGCACGATCCCCGGAGACACCGACCCGGAGGCCCTGGCCGGGCTCACCCCCGTCGCCTCCGTGCTGGAGCCCGAGGGGCTCACCCTCGTGCTGAGCCAGGAGGACGCCGATGAGGCCGGACTCCCGTACACGTACACCGCGGGCTGGATCACCCTGCGCGTCCACTCCTCCCTCGACGCCGTCGGCCTCACCGCGGCCTTCGCCACCGAACTCGCGGCACACGGCCTGAGCTGCAACGTCATCGCCGGCTACCACCACGACCACCTCTTCGTGGACGCAGCCCGGGCCGCCGAGGCCGTCGCCGTCCTGGAAGCGCTCGCGGACCGCTCCGCACAGGACTGA